One genomic segment of Leptolyngbya sp. CCY15150 includes these proteins:
- a CDS encoding diguanylate cyclase has product MTSAPHSSAKADILVVDDQPDNIRLLSTLLIEQGYKVRKATNGEMALNAIDIRLPDLILLDINMPSLNGYEVCRSLKANPKTSHIPVIFLSALDDSLDKVRAFQVGGSDYVSKPFQVEEVLARLENHLTIQRQRQQLCEQNTRLQQEIETRQQTEEILYQSRALLASVLNSSLDGVGAAQSVRDRLGEIADFRCLVVNPVAARLVGQRREDLTGKLLLRSLLDKVDSALFPSLANVVETGQVLERELYHVYEGIETWFQLVSVKLGDGFAVTFRDITRQKQSEMELQMANLELQRLANLDGLTQLANRRRFDAYLDQEWRRLRREQLPLSLIVCDVDYFKSYNDRYGHQAGDDCLKRIAQALTATIRRPADLVARYGGEELAIILPNTSEVGAIHVAQQVSAAIAQLQIPHADSSVSAHVTASMGIASFIPSEERSPHSLFAAADQALYAAKQQGRDRYCLASQT; this is encoded by the coding sequence ATGACTAGCGCTCCTCACTCCTCCGCCAAGGCTGACATCCTTGTGGTAGACGACCAACCGGATAACATTCGTCTCCTGTCAACCTTGCTCATTGAACAGGGTTACAAAGTTCGCAAGGCAACCAACGGCGAGATGGCTCTCAATGCCATTGATATTCGCCTGCCAGACTTGATCTTGCTCGACATTAACATGCCCAGCCTAAATGGGTATGAGGTTTGCAGGTCGCTCAAAGCCAATCCTAAAACCAGTCACATTCCCGTGATTTTCCTTAGCGCCCTCGATGACAGCCTCGATAAGGTGCGTGCGTTCCAGGTGGGGGGATCGGACTATGTCAGCAAGCCATTCCAGGTGGAAGAGGTGCTGGCCCGGTTGGAAAACCATCTCACCATTCAGCGGCAGCGGCAGCAGCTCTGTGAACAGAATACTCGCCTGCAGCAGGAAATTGAAACGCGGCAGCAGACGGAGGAAATTCTTTATCAATCTCGGGCGCTGCTGGCGAGTGTGTTAAACAGTTCCCTAGACGGGGTTGGCGCGGCCCAGTCGGTGCGCGATCGCTTGGGAGAAATTGCCGATTTTCGTTGCTTGGTGGTCAACCCCGTTGCGGCACGGCTGGTGGGACAACGGCGCGAAGATCTCACCGGCAAATTACTGCTGCGATCGCTGTTGGATAAGGTCGATAGTGCATTATTCCCGTCCTTGGCCAACGTGGTCGAAACCGGACAGGTGCTAGAGCGCGAACTCTACCATGTCTACGAAGGCATTGAAACCTGGTTCCAACTGGTGTCTGTCAAACTAGGGGATGGCTTTGCGGTTACCTTTCGAGACATCACCCGCCAAAAGCAATCGGAAATGGAATTGCAGATGGCGAATCTAGAGCTACAGCGCTTAGCGAATCTGGATGGTCTCACCCAGTTGGCCAACCGCCGTCGATTTGATGCTTACCTCGATCAAGAATGGCGACGGCTGCGACGGGAACAACTGCCGCTGTCGTTGATTGTCTGCGATGTGGACTACTTCAAATCCTACAACGATCGCTATGGACACCAAGCAGGCGATGATTGCCTGAAGCGGATCGCCCAAGCCTTAACCGCGACGATTCGCCGACCGGCAGATCTAGTCGCCCGCTACGGAGGTGAAGAGTTGGCGATTATTCTTCCCAATACCAGTGAAGTGGGTGCCATCCATGTGGCCCAGCAAGTGTCAGCAGCGATCGCCCAGTTGCAAATTCCCCATGCCGATTCCAGCGTCAGTGCCCACGTAACTGCCAGTATGGGCATTGCTAGCTTCATTCCCTCCGAGGAGCGATCGCCCCATAGTCTTTTTGCGGCGGCGGATCAGGCCCTCTATGCAGCGAAACAACAGGGACGCGATCGCTACTGTCTAGCGTCTCAAACCTAG
- a CDS encoding PAS domain-containing hybrid sensor histidine kinase/response regulator, with protein sequence MDAELLNHASLDVRTFDHWQAALDVVQTCQAAEQAIPIALMDCVEPDWGDRFWEVLQSQSPQTVGISLVEPCDSADALFQRSPSHRLLLKPLHRPSLRLVLHQALRQYVLEIQQQQHHAQLAQINQQIVQQIEQRTQALAEQTHNHAQILHEQAQLEETLRQSEAKFSIAFRASPVILSITDLSDRRYIEVNNRFLETFGYERDEVVGRTTLEFNNWNNLDSREQFRQLLQEQGVVRGQEHEFVTKSGQIITGIVSADIIPVNGNPCILSVIEDITQRKKIEQALKQAELNYRSIFENAVDGIFQTTTDGRYLAANLALVQLYGYATTEEFLESQFNASDLYSHPNRRAEFLAILHQEDLIANFESEIRRRDGSHVWISETARVVRDANGDILYYEGLVRDISDRKRAELALQAAKESADAANKAKSEFLANMSHELRTPLNAVIGFTQIMLRDSSISNEHRENLEIIHRAGEHLLDLINDVLEMSKIEAGKTVLSSDNVDLYGLLEALHTMMQLRAEGKGLDLNVAIAPDVPRYVNTDQRKLRQVLLNLLSNAIKFTEAGCVTLRAWVPSKPKLTSPPTPWMIQFEVIDTGVGIADHELDFLFEAFAQTESGRLSNQGTGLGLPISRKFIQLMGGEITVRSIPQQGSQFQFYIQAMPVSATDVQPQISDRRVIGLVPGLPQYRILVVDDKWENRQLLMKLLTPIGLLVREAEHGQTAIAIWEEWDPHLIWMDMRMPVMDGYEATKQIRASLKGQATVILALTASALEEEKLVVLSAGCNDFVRKPFREADLFSKMADYLGLRYVYEEQAIAPPATLDPLDLTPEDLSVMPPTWVQELYTAARSGDDEYLHGLIQDIPSCHASLINGLTDLTNNFHFDHITQLASLQHD encoded by the coding sequence ATGCTCTTTTTCAGCGATCGCCCAGCCATCGTCTGCTGCTGAAACCCTTACACCGTCCTAGCCTGCGCCTTGTCCTACACCAAGCCCTGCGGCAGTATGTGCTGGAAATCCAGCAACAGCAGCACCATGCGCAGCTAGCCCAGATCAACCAACAGATTGTTCAGCAAATTGAACAGCGCACCCAGGCTCTGGCCGAGCAAACCCACAACCATGCCCAAATTTTGCATGAGCAGGCCCAGCTTGAAGAAACCCTGCGGCAGTCGGAGGCTAAGTTCTCCATTGCTTTTCGCGCCAGTCCCGTCATTTTGTCGATTACTGACCTCAGCGATCGCCGCTACATTGAAGTCAACAATCGTTTCTTGGAAACCTTTGGCTATGAGCGGGATGAAGTTGTCGGACGCACTACGCTGGAGTTTAATAACTGGAATAACCTAGACTCCCGCGAGCAATTTCGCCAACTGCTGCAAGAACAGGGGGTGGTGCGGGGGCAGGAGCATGAGTTTGTCACCAAGTCGGGGCAAATTATTACCGGCATCGTCTCCGCCGATATTATTCCAGTCAACGGTAATCCCTGCATTTTGTCGGTGATTGAAGATATTACGCAGCGCAAGAAAATTGAGCAGGCGCTGAAGCAGGCGGAGCTGAACTATCGCAGCATTTTTGAAAACGCCGTTGACGGTATTTTCCAAACGACGACCGATGGGCGATATTTAGCAGCCAATTTAGCCTTGGTGCAGCTCTACGGCTATGCCACCACGGAGGAATTTCTAGAGTCGCAGTTCAATGCTTCGGATTTGTATAGTCATCCCAATCGACGGGCGGAGTTTCTGGCCATTCTCCACCAAGAGGATCTGATCGCCAATTTTGAGTCTGAAATCCGTCGCCGCGATGGTAGCCATGTGTGGATTTCGGAAACGGCAAGAGTGGTGCGGGATGCCAACGGAGACATTCTCTATTACGAAGGGCTGGTGCGGGATATCAGCGATCGCAAGCGGGCTGAACTAGCGCTGCAGGCCGCGAAGGAGTCGGCAGATGCGGCCAACAAGGCCAAGAGTGAGTTTTTGGCCAATATGAGCCATGAGCTACGGACGCCTCTCAATGCCGTGATTGGCTTCACTCAAATTATGCTGCGGGACAGCAGTATTTCTAATGAGCATCGAGAAAATCTGGAAATCATTCATCGGGCCGGTGAACATCTCCTAGATTTGATCAATGATGTGTTGGAAATGTCCAAAATTGAGGCAGGCAAGACGGTGCTGTCCTCCGATAATGTTGACCTCTACGGGTTATTAGAAGCGCTGCACACCATGATGCAACTGCGGGCAGAGGGGAAAGGGTTGGATCTCAACGTGGCGATCGCCCCGGATGTGCCACGCTATGTCAACACCGACCAGCGCAAGCTCCGCCAAGTGTTGCTCAACCTGCTGAGTAATGCCATTAAATTTACCGAAGCAGGCTGTGTGACCCTGCGCGCCTGGGTGCCATCGAAGCCCAAGCTCACCTCACCGCCAACCCCTTGGATGATTCAGTTTGAGGTGATCGATACGGGGGTAGGCATTGCCGACCATGAACTCGATTTCTTGTTTGAAGCCTTTGCCCAAACCGAAAGTGGGAGGCTGTCTAACCAGGGGACAGGTTTAGGTTTGCCCATTAGCCGAAAATTTATTCAGCTCATGGGCGGGGAAATCACGGTTCGCAGCATCCCCCAACAAGGATCCCAGTTTCAGTTTTATATTCAAGCTATGCCCGTGAGCGCAACCGATGTGCAGCCCCAGATCTCCGATCGCCGGGTCATTGGCCTCGTACCGGGTTTGCCCCAATACCGCATTTTGGTGGTGGATGATAAGTGGGAAAATCGTCAACTGCTGATGAAGCTACTCACCCCCATTGGCCTGCTGGTGCGGGAGGCAGAGCATGGCCAGACAGCGATCGCCATCTGGGAAGAATGGGATCCCCATCTCATTTGGATGGATATGCGGATGCCGGTGATGGATGGCTATGAGGCCACCAAGCAAATTCGCGCATCCCTTAAAGGACAGGCGACGGTGATTCTGGCCTTGACGGCCAGCGCCCTAGAAGAGGAAAAACTTGTGGTACTATCCGCAGGTTGCAACGACTTTGTCCGTAAGCCGTTTCGAGAAGCTGATTTATTTAGCAAAATGGCAGACTACCTGGGTCTGCGCTACGTTTACGAAGAGCAGGCGATCGCCCCCCCAGCAACCCTGGATCCCCTCGATCTCACCCCTGAAGACCTATCGGTGATGCCCCCCACCTGGGTTCAGGAGCTATACACCGCCGCCCGCAGCGGTGATGATGAATACCTGCATGGTCTCATTCAGGACATTCCATCCTGCCATGCCTCCCTGATTAACGGACTGACTGATCTGACCAACAATTTCCACTTCGATCACATTACTCAATTGGCCAGCTTGCAGCATGACTAG
- a CDS encoding sensor histidine kinase, which translates to MNIIGELAQLIDHKRDALLAEWRAQVRTLPAARDLDVPNLNDHMPHLLTELATALRVGSSETIAQALVGDSPSTHGLQRAKDAFDIEEVVAEYNILRGCIHDLADRNGLSIQGRPFHVLNRVLDGAIGSAVQSFATHKAVEVQRQREQYLSFVAHDLRTPLNAIALSARVLEKLLARDCTEAPQATQMIKILNRNVHHLEELISKVIKENTNLVPEVGVKLARRNFDLWPLVEVLIHDLYPVDGTSTTRLTNTVPEDFVAYADASLVRRIFQNLISNAIAYTPHGEVIIGAREIGVAGDVECFVQDNGGGISPERCQTVFEKHETDPDKKGGFGLGLAIVKTFVEAHDGVVTLESELGVGSIFRFTLPGRQR; encoded by the coding sequence ATGAACATCATCGGCGAACTTGCACAGCTTATCGATCACAAGCGCGACGCCTTGCTTGCTGAGTGGCGGGCCCAAGTCCGGACACTCCCAGCAGCGCGGGATCTCGACGTGCCGAACCTCAACGATCACATGCCCCATCTGCTGACAGAACTTGCAACCGCCCTCCGAGTCGGGTCAAGCGAGACGATCGCCCAAGCCCTTGTCGGCGACAGTCCATCCACCCACGGCTTGCAGCGGGCCAAAGACGCCTTCGATATTGAGGAGGTGGTTGCCGAATACAACATCCTGCGCGGCTGTATCCACGACCTAGCCGATCGGAATGGTTTGAGCATACAGGGAAGGCCGTTCCATGTTCTCAACCGCGTCCTCGATGGAGCGATCGGGTCGGCTGTGCAGTCATTTGCTACCCATAAGGCAGTCGAGGTGCAACGGCAGCGAGAGCAGTATTTATCGTTCGTAGCCCATGACCTGCGCACGCCCCTGAATGCCATTGCGCTTTCCGCGCGGGTTCTCGAAAAGCTCCTTGCTCGGGATTGTACCGAAGCGCCACAAGCTACACAGATGATCAAGATTCTCAACCGGAATGTTCACCACCTAGAAGAGTTAATCAGTAAGGTCATCAAGGAGAACACCAATTTGGTACCCGAGGTCGGCGTTAAGTTGGCGCGCCGGAACTTTGATCTGTGGCCCTTGGTCGAAGTCCTCATCCATGACCTCTACCCCGTTGACGGGACAAGCACCACTCGCCTGACCAATACCGTACCCGAGGATTTTGTCGCCTACGCTGATGCCAGCCTGGTGAGACGGATTTTCCAAAACCTGATCTCCAACGCGATCGCCTATACGCCGCACGGGGAAGTCATCATCGGTGCGCGTGAGATAGGTGTGGCAGGTGATGTTGAGTGTTTCGTTCAAGACAATGGGGGCGGGATCTCGCCGGAGCGCTGCCAGACCGTGTTCGAGAAACACGAAACAGATCCCGATAAGAAAGGAGGTTTTGGGCTGGGTCTCGCCATCGTTAAAACGTTTGTCGAAGCGCACGACGGGGTCGTGACCTTAGAGAGCGAACTCGGTGTCGGCTCAATATTCCGGTTTACGCTCCCCGGACGACAAAGGTAG
- a CDS encoding ACP phosphodiesterase yields MNHLAHLRLANPSDEARLGNLLGDFVKGCLANHSDRYSPVILQGIQTHRDIDQFTDRHPVHCRSRQRLQPPYRRLAGIIIDISYDHFLTRNWHHFYANSLDQFIDDIYQLLWRDRDRLPESLQRALPTMIQQNWLGDCRTMAGVDRTFARVARRFKRPTCLATAGQEVMQHYDDLEQDFLDFFPRLMHYAKELQRDL; encoded by the coding sequence ATGAACCACCTAGCCCACCTGCGACTGGCCAACCCTTCCGATGAGGCACGCCTGGGCAACCTCCTCGGTGATTTTGTTAAAGGCTGCCTTGCGAACCATAGCGATCGCTACAGCCCTGTCATCCTCCAAGGCATTCAAACCCATCGCGATATCGACCAATTCACCGATCGCCATCCCGTCCACTGTCGCAGCCGTCAGCGCCTTCAGCCACCCTACCGTCGGCTAGCCGGCATCATTATTGATATCAGTTACGACCATTTTTTAACGCGCAACTGGCATCACTTCTATGCCAACAGCCTTGATCAATTTATTGACGACATCTATCAGCTCCTGTGGCGCGATCGCGATCGCCTCCCAGAATCGTTGCAGCGGGCATTGCCGACCATGATTCAGCAAAACTGGCTGGGCGACTGCCGTACCATGGCTGGGGTCGATCGTACCTTTGCACGAGTAGCCCGCCGGTTTAAGCGTCCAACCTGCTTGGCAACCGCAGGGCAAGAGGTGATGCAGCATTATGATGATTTAGAACAGGATTTCCTAGACTTTTTCCCAAGGTTGATGCACTACGCAAAAGAGCTACAAAGGGATTTGTGA
- a CDS encoding cold shock domain-containing protein — translation MKPGLNKGQLVKWNDDRGFGFIKPSESGEEVFLHISAIRTTGRRPKVGDTIFYELVTQSDGKTRASGAAIQGVVSQSSTLQNVKPAPNKQRSAPSKRRRRKGGLIETILGLFVLVIMAGIVLLQIQSSPSRSPTPIASIVKPDCVVKGNISISTGARLYHVPGMRDYSGTIIDPSKGERWFCSESEAVAAGWQRAPR, via the coding sequence ATGAAGCCTGGTTTGAATAAGGGGCAATTAGTAAAGTGGAACGATGATAGAGGGTTTGGATTTATCAAGCCCAGCGAAAGCGGAGAAGAGGTTTTTCTCCATATCAGTGCCATAAGAACAACGGGTCGTCGCCCAAAAGTTGGAGACACCATTTTCTATGAGTTAGTCACTCAATCGGATGGAAAAACTCGTGCTTCTGGTGCTGCAATTCAAGGCGTTGTTTCCCAATCTTCAACATTACAAAACGTAAAACCTGCGCCAAACAAGCAGAGAAGTGCGCCAAGCAAGCGGAGAAGAAGGAAAGGTGGATTGATCGAAACTATCCTTGGTCTCTTTGTCCTTGTCATTATGGCCGGCATTGTTCTGCTTCAGATACAGAGCAGTCCTAGCCGCTCACCCACACCAATTGCATCAATTGTAAAACCAGACTGTGTTGTCAAAGGTAATATTTCAATTTCCACGGGGGCTAGGCTTTATCATGTTCCAGGCATGAGAGATTACAGCGGAACAATCATTGATCCTAGCAAGGGAGAAAGGTGGTTCTGCTCAGAATCAGAAGCGGTTGCAGCAGGTTGGCAGAGAGCACCAAGATAG
- a CDS encoding RidA family protein gives MRKFVMHGDGLPQWSSPISHAVVVDNICYLSGQLSINESGDYIPGTVRDEAERAFSNLFAALRAADFSVDDLTFIDIAFIDLNDVAEVNKLYADLFPEDRRPARTIYQAAALPFGGRVKVMGVAIKERSLDS, from the coding sequence ATGCGCAAATTTGTGATGCATGGTGACGGTTTACCCCAATGGTCTTCGCCTATTAGCCATGCCGTCGTTGTAGATAATATCTGTTATCTCAGTGGTCAACTTTCCATTAACGAGTCTGGTGACTATATTCCAGGTACCGTCCGCGATGAAGCCGAGCGGGCTTTTAGTAACCTTTTCGCCGCCCTTCGAGCTGCAGACTTCTCCGTAGACGATCTCACCTTTATTGATATTGCCTTTATTGACCTCAATGACGTAGCGGAAGTCAATAAGCTATACGCTGATCTATTTCCAGAAGATCGACGACCCGCTAGGACAATCTATCAGGCAGCAGCGCTTCCTTTTGGTGGTCGAGTGAAGGTCATGGGAGTCGCTATCAAAGAGCGATCGCTTGACTCATGA